The proteins below are encoded in one region of Streptomyces cyanogenus:
- a CDS encoding sugar ABC transporter substrate-binding protein, producing MDRSSRPRSRRLAPVVAMAAAAALTLAGCSSSSGGKKAEEEAANASAGKADTPRMTVALVTHQAPGDTFWDTVRKGAEAAAAKDNIKLVYSADPNAGNQANYVQNAIDQKVDGIAVTLAKPDAMKGVIGKAQQAGIPVVGLNSGLSDWKKLGLLEFFGQDESVAGEAFGKKLNTTGAKKIVCVIQEQGNVGLTQRCDGVKKTFQGTTETLYVNGTDMPSVKSTITAKLKQDKSVDTVVTLGAPFALTAVQSAGDAGSKAKVATFDLNKELVKAVQNGTIEFAVDQQPYLQGYLAVDSLWLYKNNGNYSGGGEQPVLTGPAFVDKSNVDKVAEFAAKGTR from the coding sequence ATGGACCGCTCTTCTCGCCCCCGCTCCCGCAGACTGGCCCCCGTCGTGGCCATGGCCGCTGCGGCAGCCCTCACCCTCGCCGGCTGTTCCAGCAGTTCCGGCGGCAAGAAGGCCGAGGAGGAAGCGGCGAACGCCTCCGCGGGCAAGGCCGACACCCCCCGCATGACCGTCGCGCTGGTCACCCACCAGGCGCCCGGCGACACCTTCTGGGACACCGTCCGCAAGGGCGCCGAGGCAGCCGCGGCCAAGGACAACATCAAGCTCGTCTACTCCGCCGACCCCAACGCGGGCAACCAGGCCAACTACGTGCAGAACGCGATCGACCAGAAGGTCGACGGCATCGCGGTCACCCTGGCCAAGCCCGACGCGATGAAGGGTGTGATCGGCAAGGCGCAGCAGGCCGGCATACCGGTGGTCGGCCTCAACTCGGGGCTGAGCGACTGGAAGAAGCTCGGCCTGCTGGAGTTCTTCGGCCAGGACGAGAGCGTGGCGGGCGAGGCGTTCGGCAAGAAGCTGAACACCACCGGCGCCAAGAAGATCGTCTGCGTGATCCAGGAACAGGGCAACGTGGGCCTCACCCAGCGCTGCGACGGCGTGAAGAAGACGTTCCAGGGCACCACTGAGACCCTGTACGTGAACGGCACCGACATGCCGTCCGTGAAGTCGACCATCACGGCCAAGCTGAAGCAGGACAAGTCCGTCGACACCGTCGTCACCCTCGGCGCCCCCTTCGCGCTGACCGCGGTGCAGTCGGCGGGCGACGCCGGCAGCAAGGCCAAGGTGGCCACGTTCGACCTCAACAAGGAACTGGTCAAGGCGGTGCAGAACGGCACCATCGAGTTCGCCGTCGACCAGCAGCCCTACCTCCAGGGTTACCTGGCGGTCGACTCGCTGTGGCTCTACAAGAACAACGGCAACTACAGCGGCGGCGGTGAGCAGCCGGTGCTCACCGGACCGGCCTTCGTCGACAAGTCCAACGTCGACAAGGTCGCCGAGTTCGCCGCGAAGGGCACCCGGTGA
- a CDS encoding ABC transporter permease: protein MSMTQQAEPAVGGPPASGPKQTDGRTARRPLALRLLARPEVGVFLGAVAVLVFFLITAPPVRDGSSMANILYQSSTIGIMALPVALLMIGGEFDLSSGVAVISSALTASMLSYQLTVNVWTGVIVALVVSLGIGAFNGWMVVRTGLPSFLVTLGTFLILQGANLAVTKMVTGNVATDDISDMDGFGQAKKIFASTFDVAGVQVKITVIWWLVFAALATWVLLRTRYGNWIFAVGGNKDSARAVGVPVTFTKITLFMLVGFGAWFVGMHNLFSFNTVQSGEGVGQELIYIAAAVIGGCLLTGGYGSAIGPVFGAFMFGMVQQGIVYAGWNPDWFKAFLGVMLLGAVLINLWVQRTATRR from the coding sequence ATGAGCATGACCCAGCAGGCTGAGCCGGCGGTCGGCGGGCCGCCGGCGTCCGGCCCGAAGCAGACCGACGGCCGCACCGCCCGCCGCCCACTGGCACTCAGGCTGCTGGCCCGGCCCGAGGTGGGCGTCTTCCTCGGCGCCGTGGCCGTCCTGGTCTTCTTCCTGATCACGGCGCCGCCGGTGCGCGACGGCAGCTCGATGGCGAACATCCTGTACCAGTCCTCGACCATCGGCATCATGGCCCTCCCGGTGGCCCTGCTGATGATCGGCGGCGAGTTCGACCTCTCCTCCGGCGTCGCCGTCATCTCCTCGGCGCTCACCGCGAGCATGCTCAGCTACCAGCTGACCGTGAACGTGTGGACCGGCGTCATCGTCGCCCTGGTCGTGTCCCTCGGGATCGGCGCCTTCAACGGCTGGATGGTGGTGAGGACCGGACTGCCCAGCTTCCTGGTCACCCTCGGCACCTTCCTGATCCTCCAGGGCGCCAACCTCGCCGTGACCAAGATGGTCACCGGCAACGTCGCCACCGACGACATCAGCGACATGGACGGCTTCGGCCAGGCCAAGAAGATCTTCGCCTCCACCTTCGACGTGGCCGGGGTCCAGGTGAAGATCACCGTCATCTGGTGGCTGGTCTTCGCGGCCCTCGCCACCTGGGTGCTGCTGCGCACCAGGTACGGCAACTGGATCTTCGCCGTGGGCGGCAACAAGGACAGTGCCCGCGCGGTCGGCGTCCCGGTGACGTTCACCAAGATCACCCTGTTCATGCTGGTCGGCTTCGGCGCCTGGTTCGTCGGCATGCACAACCTGTTCTCGTTCAACACCGTGCAGTCCGGCGAGGGCGTCGGCCAGGAGCTGATCTACATCGCCGCGGCCGTCATCGGCGGCTGTCTCCTCACCGGCGGCTACGGATCCGCGATCGGTCCGGTCTTCGGCGCGTTCATGTTCGGCATGGTGCAGCAGGGCATCGTCTACGCCGGCTGGAACCCCGACTGGTTCAAGGCCTTCCTCGGCGTGATGCTGCTCGGCGCCGTCCTGATCAATCTGTGGGTCCAGCGCACGGCGACCCGGAGGTGA